The segment ACGAAAGAACAGAATTGCTTTTTTTACGGAAGATGGCTTTAAATACAACCTGTATCAACAACGCCAGCAAGCCAGATGTAAAGAGCTCAATAGTAATGCGTAAAAAAGCTGAATTGCGGATTGGTGTTGGCATTTGTTTCCATAACGGATCAAAGAAACGGTTCACCAACAATACAAACACAACTAAAGAAAGTGTAACAGCAACAAGTAAAGCGCCAATAAAACGGCTTTGATTTTCGATAAAGAAACTAAGGATGCGGCCACTGGCAACACCTTGTTTTTTCTTAAGCTCTACGGAGAAACGATTGAGCGAACCAAATGCTGTTTGTAATCCGGCAAAAAAGCCGACGAACAACATACTTACCCCGATCCATATAATTAACACCCAATTCATCGTAATTAAAAATAGTGTTTTTGCAGGAATTACAGATGCTGATTACTCAGCTTGTATGAATGCCCCGACAATAGCAGTAGCTTCTGCAATGGCTTTTTCAAGATTGTCGTTAACGATTACGTGCTGAAATGAATGCTTGAATGATATTTCGTAAGAGGCTTTACTAACACGTGCCTGGAGTGAATCGGCTGTTTCTGTACCACGACTTTCTAACCTCCTTTTCAATTCTTCAATGGATGGCGGCTCAATGAAAATGGTGAGTATTTGTTTCGGATACAGGTCCTGCACATGAATAGCACCCTTCACATCAATATCGAGTACCGGAATTTGTCCGTTGCTCCAGATGCGTTCCATTTCACTTTTGAGGGTGCCATAATAATTTCCTTCGTACACCATTTCCCATTCCATAAAAGCATTTTCATGAATTTTTTGTTGAAAAGCTTCTGTGCTCATGAAATGATAATCAACACCATCTTTTTCATGCGCTCTTGGCTTGCGTGTAGCTGCTGAAATAGAAAACGCAAGTTGCGGGAAATGCTTCATCAGTTGTCTTGTGATGGAGGTTTTTCCGGCACCTGAAGGAGCGGTAATGATGATGATCTTATGATATTCCTGTTCCATAAAGCTTCAAAAATAAATGAATAGCTGTAATGTTAACAGAAACATTCAATTACTGGCAAACATAACCACCATCAACAGCTATAAGGCTTCCGGTGGTAAAGCTGCTTTCATCACTCAACAGAAAGGCAACGGTTTTTGCAATTTCCTCCGGCTTTCCAATGCGCCCCATTGGTTGAATTGTGTCTAAACTTTTATAGATCTCCTCTTTGGTAGCATTGCTCAATTGCGAAAAACGATCCACTGCGTTATGCAGTAACGGCGTATCAATAGTGCCGGGACAAATACAATTGACACGTATGTTGAATGGGGCATAATCGATGGTAGTACTTTTGGCTAGTTGGGCAATTGCTCCCTTCGTCATGCCATAAACAGAACTTGCTGCTTTGCCAATAAACGATTGATCCGACCCCATCAATACCACACTTCCCTTTTGTTGTGCTTTCATAACCGGAATCACTTTTTGCAATGTATAATACACACCAAACAAATTTGTGTAAACCACACGTTGTAATTCTTCATCGCTGGTTTGTTCAAGCGTTGCAAAAAGATGAATGCCGGCATTGGCAAAGAGAAAATCAATTTGCTTTTCGGCAGAAATTACTTTGTCAACAGCATCATTCACCTGTTGCCGGTTGCGTACATCGCAGGAAATGAAATACTGTTGATCGGTTTCGTCATTGTCGGTAAAATCGAGATTGTAAACGATGCAGCCTTTGCTGCGTAAGAGATCTTTGGTGGCTTTGCCAATACCTGTTCCAGCACCGGTGATGATAGCAACTGTGTTTTCCCAGTTCATAAAAAAGCGTGTTTGCTTAAAGATAAAAGAATCTTCTATTCAAACAGAATGACGGAGAAACAGCATCAGGCAAGCCCTAATGACCTGCGTATATTGTTGTGGAATTCACGGATGGCCTTGGTATGAAAGAATGGATAGATCAACTTATCCCTTAGCCATGATCCGCTTTTATAAATAGTATCATGTGAAATTTCAGTGAAACCATCCTTACAGGTCTTTAACTGAATACGCTGACTTCCCAACGATTTTCCTTTCACGAGGTAACTTGTTTCAAGACACATTTCTTTTTCATGTACGGCTGTAATTTCATGACCAACGGCAACTTTAGCCAAGCCGCCCAAGGCTTTTACACGAATGAGCACGATCTGCCCGGCTTTTGCACCGGCATATTCATCATCGATATAAGAAATGGAATTATTCTTGCGGCAGTACTGCATGCCAAACTGAAGCATGTTGCCACACCAGGCTTGTTTTGGATGAATGTTCTTATATGCTTCCCATACTTTTTCAATACGCTCTCGTATATGAAACGTTTTGTGGTGCGTATAAAATGTCTTGGTACAATTTGATTTAGGACAGAACGACTCCAATGCTGCAAAATCATTCAGCTGATACAACTGGTTATCATGTATGAAAGAAACAACCTGTTTGTTGGAAATGCGATCAAGATTTACGTCCTGTGTGTGTAGCAAGCTCAAGATTATAGGATTTTTGGCTTTTAAGTTATTAACGAATATAAACAGTTTAAACGTTCGTTTAAGTATCTGTGTATCTATAACGCTCATTTTCATACACAGTACTACAAAAAACCTGTTAAAGAAGGCGGATATGACCGTAAAAGGCACAATTGCGGCAGTCTCGTGCTTGTGGCATCTCTCCGTTGTTTGCCGTAAAATTGAAATGCGGTTAACCGAAATCCTTTAACTTGCAACCCTTGAATTGAAAATTATGGAATACGGAAAATTAATTGCAGTTACCGGAATGCCCGGATTGTTCGAATTAGTAAGCAGCAAAAGCGACGGCGCTATTGTGCGTTCACTCGATGATAACTCAACAAAGTTTGCATCTACCCGTCAACACCAGTTCTCACACCTGGAAAGTATTGAAGTGTACACTGTTCGTGACAATGTAAACCTTACGGATATTTTCAAAGCCATGGAAAGTGCAGGTGGTAAGTTGCCCGATGAAAAAGATGCAAAGGCCATTAAAACTTATTTCGAAAAAGTATACCCCGATCTGGATTTTGAACGTGTGTATACCAGCGATATGAAGAAGATGGTGAAGTGGTACGGCATCATCAGTGCAAAAGGAATTGAAATTAAATTAACCGAGGTGGCTGAGGAAGAAGCACCTGTTGAAGAAGCGGTGGTTGAAGAAGAAGCGAAACCGGCAAAGAAAGCAGCAAAGAAGAAAGCTGAGCCAAAAGCAGAGGAAGTTGCTACTGAAGAAGCGCCCAAAAAGAAGGCTGCTGCTAAAAAGAAGAAAGAAGATTAATTTATACTCATCACATTTGTGCCGGTAAGACGGGGAGCGGGAAGTTGAACTTCTTATCTGCTTACCGATTTACCGGCATCATTTTTTAAACAGTTTTGATTATGACGCTGACAGCAGATATTAAACCAATTGAGCGGAAATTCTTACCGAAAGATTTCACGATTACAACATGGGAAACACTTGAGCCTTATTTTAAACAGCTGCTTGAGCAACCTATTAATAGTAAAGGAGAACTTGAACAATGGCTACAAAACAGCAGTGAACTGGAAGCGGTCATCAGCGAAGATGCCTGCTGGCGTCAGGTGCGCATGACCTGCGATACCGAGAATAAGCAACTGGAAGAAGCTTTCAACTATTTCTACATTGAGATTGCACCGAAGATGCAACCCTATGCAGATAAGCTTAACCGCAAACTGGTTGAATGCGAATTCACCAAAGAACTGGATGCTGATAAATATTTCACGTACCTCCGGTCTATCAAAAAAAGTATTGATCTTTTTCGTGAAGCGAATATTCCGATCATGAGTGAACTGAATGTAATGCAGCAACAGTTCGGACAGATTGCCGGGAAGATGACAGTGGAAGTGAATGGTAAAGAATATACACTGCAACAGGCAGGAAAGTTTTTAGAAAATCCTGATCGCAAGTTGCGTGAAGAAGTGTACATGAAGATCCAGAACCGTCGCTACCAGGATCGGGAAGCATTGAATGCATTGTTTGATAAACTCGTTGAGAAACGTCATCAATTAGCATTGAATGCCGATTTTAAAAATTACCGTGATTATAAGTTTAAAGAACTCGGTCGTTTTGATTATACCCCACAGGATTGTTTCAATTTTCACGAAGCGGTAAAGCAACATGTGATTCCGCTGGTGAAAATTATTTATGAAGAACAACGCAAAGCAATTGGTGTTGATCAGTTGCGTCCCTGGGATATGGATGCAGAACCGGAAGGTATTGTGCCGTTACAACCGTTTACTAATGGAACAGAGTTGACAGAAAAAACAATTGAATGTTTCGAACAACTCAATCCATTCTTTGCGGATTGTTTGCGCAAGATGAATGAACTGAAACGATTTGATCTCGACAGCCGCAAAGGCAAAGCACCCGGCGGTTACAATATGCCGTTAGCTGAAACAGGTGCACCGTTTATTTTTATGAATGCAGCAGGTACACTCGATGATGTTACCACCATGGTGCACGAAGGCGGTCATGCTGTTCATTCATTCCTTACACATGAGCTTGAACTTACAGGCTTTAAAGAATATGGTGCTGAGATTGCTGAAGTGGCAAGTATGGCCATGGAACTCTTCAGCATGGAGCATTGGGATATTTTCTTTAAGGATAAAGAAGAGTTGCGTCGTGCAAAATTCAAACAACTGGAACGAGTGCTCACCATTTTACCATGGATCGCAAGGATCGATGCGTTTCAGCATTGGCTCTATGAAAACCCTGCGCATACTGCTGAGGAGCGTGGTGCAAAATGGATGGCGCTGGCAAATGAATACAGCACAGGTTTAATCGATTATTCAGGTTTAGAACAATTCCGTCCATACGAATGGCAACGTCAACTGCATTTGTTTGAAGTGCCGTTTTATTATATTGAATACGGTATTGCACAGCTTGGAGCAATTGGCTTATGGATGCAGTTCAAACGAAACCAGCAAGTGGCTTTACAGAATTATATCAATGCATTGAGCCTTGGCGGAACGAAAACATTGCCTCAATTGTATGAAGCAGCCGGACTGAAGTTCGACTTTTCACCGAGCCACATCAAAACCCTCATGGATTTTACAAAAACAGAAATGGATCATCTTAACTAATTAATACCGATATTTGCACTGCTAAATCAGAACATTAATCATGTCCTGCCGTTTCTACGGGAGGGCATTTTTGTTTTTGGCTAAGAGGTTGAATGAGGGGAAGAAGAAAGAGAGGTAAACTGAAGTTGAATATTTTGTGCCAATATTAGCGTCTGTATTTTACTAATTTCTCTTCTTCCGAATTATGATTTGTTCGACTAACAATCAGGTTGGTATTTGTTAAGTTTTTAATGTCATAATATATTATGTCGATTTGGTTTTCCTTAGGCAACTTATATCCTTCCCGAATGCCTGATTTCATATTATAAAGGAAGATACTATCTGCCTGTTTCCTGTCAATGTCGTTGCCGAAAAGATTGACAGTGTGGTTGTCGTATAAGAAAAACAAAGTTTCTTCTAAATACTTAAAATTCCATGCTACAACTTTATCACCCAAAATGTTTTTTGCGTGTTTTTTGTCAAACACTTGATATGTTTCCGGAACTCCATTCCCATTATCTATTCTTGTTATGAAAAAATTGTCGAAGTCTTTTTCCAATACCCCCAAGCTCCATGTTGATGTGTAAATAGGGGTCTCGTTTAATAAGTGTAATGTGTCTCCATGCCGTAGATAAAAATATTTCATGCTGTCGTCTATTCCATAGCAAGTTATATAACCCCCTTTTAATGTGTCGGTACCAACAACCTCTTTATAATAAAGAACAGTTTTTGAGTTGATATTATCCAACAGCCTTTTGCCATTAGGAAGTTTATCAAGGTTTGATCCAGGTGTGTCAACTTGTTTTGGGCGTGACTTTTTTTCGGATTGGCCACAGGAAAGTAGGTGGACGAGAATTGTCAATATCGGTAAATATCGAACCATTTAATTAGCTACATTCTTTCTTTGTAATGGAATTCTGACAGGTTGAGTTTGCCCTCAGCTCCTGCAATCACTGCAATAACCATTCACCACCATATTACTCTGGTGTGGTTGAAAACCCTGGGGCAATTTTACTTCGGGCACCAATACATCGTCTAAGCAAATGGTTTTGCCGCATTGTTCACATACAAAATGCACATGGTTATCGTGATGATGGCCTTCTGCACACTGATCTTTACACAATGCATATTTCACCGAATTATCAGCTGTAGGAATTGTATGAATGATGCCCTTTTCTTCAAAGGTTTGTAAAGTGCGGTAAATCGTAACACGATCAATTTTATCGCTGGCCTTCTTTTCAATATCAGCATGCGCCAATGCGCCCGGTGCATGATAAAACATATCGAGTATCTGCAACCGGCTGTCGGTTACACTCATGTGATTTTTTTTCAGCAACTCTTTGATCGCTTCGCTCATGTCTGAAAATTACTTAATTCGGGTTATTCTGAAAAATTCCGTTCACAAAACGTGGCCCATCGTAACCTTCTTTTAAAATGAGACTGATGTCTTCATTCAGCTTTGTCAATTCCTGTTTTTTTAGTCCGTCATAAATACCACGCAGCTTACCACTTTTATCAACCAATGCAAAAAGCTGTGTATGAATAAACTGATCAGCAATCGGATCAAGTCCGTTCTTCTGATCATCCAACAAATAACTTTTGCGGGCTGCTTCGTATAATTTTTCTTTGGTACCGGTTAAGAGCATCCATTTTTTTGGATCGATCTTCATCGAATCGGCATACTGCTTCAAACGGGCAACAGAATCTTTATCAGG is part of the Lacibacter sediminis genome and harbors:
- a CDS encoding DUF5606 family protein; amino-acid sequence: MEYGKLIAVTGMPGLFELVSSKSDGAIVRSLDDNSTKFASTRQHQFSHLESIEVYTVRDNVNLTDIFKAMESAGGKLPDEKDAKAIKTYFEKVYPDLDFERVYTSDMKKMVKWYGIISAKGIEIKLTEVAEEEAPVEEAVVEEEAKPAKKAAKKKAEPKAEEVATEEAPKKKAAAKKKKED
- a CDS encoding Fur family transcriptional regulator; the encoded protein is MSEAIKELLKKNHMSVTDSRLQILDMFYHAPGALAHADIEKKASDKIDRVTIYRTLQTFEEKGIIHTIPTADNSVKYALCKDQCAEGHHHDNHVHFVCEQCGKTICLDDVLVPEVKLPQGFQPHQSNMVVNGYCSDCRS
- a CDS encoding SDR family NAD(P)-dependent oxidoreductase, coding for MNWENTVAIITGAGTGIGKATKDLLRSKGCIVYNLDFTDNDETDQQYFISCDVRNRQQVNDAVDKVISAEKQIDFLFANAGIHLFATLEQTSDEELQRVVYTNLFGVYYTLQKVIPVMKAQQKGSVVLMGSDQSFIGKAASSVYGMTKGAIAQLAKSTTIDYAPFNIRVNCICPGTIDTPLLHNAVDRFSQLSNATKEEIYKSLDTIQPMGRIGKPEEIAKTVAFLLSDESSFTTGSLIAVDGGYVCQ
- a CDS encoding M3 family oligoendopeptidase yields the protein MTLTADIKPIERKFLPKDFTITTWETLEPYFKQLLEQPINSKGELEQWLQNSSELEAVISEDACWRQVRMTCDTENKQLEEAFNYFYIEIAPKMQPYADKLNRKLVECEFTKELDADKYFTYLRSIKKSIDLFREANIPIMSELNVMQQQFGQIAGKMTVEVNGKEYTLQQAGKFLENPDRKLREEVYMKIQNRRYQDREALNALFDKLVEKRHQLALNADFKNYRDYKFKELGRFDYTPQDCFNFHEAVKQHVIPLVKIIYEEQRKAIGVDQLRPWDMDAEPEGIVPLQPFTNGTELTEKTIECFEQLNPFFADCLRKMNELKRFDLDSRKGKAPGGYNMPLAETGAPFIFMNAAGTLDDVTTMVHEGGHAVHSFLTHELELTGFKEYGAEIAEVASMAMELFSMEHWDIFFKDKEELRRAKFKQLERVLTILPWIARIDAFQHWLYENPAHTAEERGAKWMALANEYSTGLIDYSGLEQFRPYEWQRQLHLFEVPFYYIEYGIAQLGAIGLWMQFKRNQQVALQNYINALSLGGTKTLPQLYEAAGLKFDFSPSHIKTLMDFTKTEMDHLN
- the gmk gene encoding guanylate kinase, giving the protein MEQEYHKIIIITAPSGAGKTSITRQLMKHFPQLAFSISAATRKPRAHEKDGVDYHFMSTEAFQQKIHENAFMEWEMVYEGNYYGTLKSEMERIWSNGQIPVLDIDVKGAIHVQDLYPKQILTIFIEPPSIEELKRRLESRGTETADSLQARVSKASYEISFKHSFQHVIVNDNLEKAIAEATAIVGAFIQAE
- a CDS encoding SCO family protein — translated: MSKKLWFYLGFFVLLTGVFFLAIFWGTDLWRKKLPTMNEVKDFAFVNQLGDTITNNNVAGKVQVVEFFFTTCTGICPKMNTNMAVIAKDFADEEDFIILSHTVDPDKDSVARLKQYADSMKIDPKKWMLLTGTKEKLYEAARKSYLLDDQKNGLDPIADQFIHTQLFALVDKSGKLRGIYDGLKKQELTKLNEDISLILKEGYDGPRFVNGIFQNNPN